A genomic region of Sulfobacillus acidophilus DSM 10332 contains the following coding sequences:
- a CDS encoding Patatin (PFAM: Patatin-like phospholipase~COGs: COG1752 esterase of the alpha-beta hydrolase superfamily~InterPro IPR002641~KEGG: tra:Trad_2364 patatin~PFAM: Patatin~SPTR: Patatin): protein MRMLVFSGGGLWALAGIGVWQAFTEWRLPIDAIVGSSAGAIVGALIASGHSASEIRSRVDQMGPDSFLPRTPNLWRRLRGGAVWQSLLGSPPFWERLRLWIPATFDQLSIRLWVVATSLTARDVVVIGPPSPIGPTVCQDMPLLEALKASAAVPGLFDPVVHASHVLVDGGVLDDYPLDVAERLGARRMLGLWIDEAPNWPAPVQSPRFFHVGQVLSQTLTTVIQQMSRLRQQQVTVPHWDLRLQMDGGHQVFHRVNEIIDCGYDLAQKDAHAIRDWWAASE, encoded by the coding sequence ATGCGAATGCTGGTTTTCAGTGGAGGCGGCTTATGGGCGTTGGCCGGAATTGGCGTCTGGCAAGCCTTCACGGAATGGCGGTTGCCGATTGACGCGATTGTGGGCAGTTCGGCCGGGGCCATTGTCGGGGCTTTGATTGCCAGTGGACATTCCGCATCGGAGATCCGTAGCCGGGTCGATCAAATGGGGCCCGACTCGTTCTTGCCCCGGACCCCGAACCTCTGGCGGCGCCTTCGCGGGGGGGCCGTCTGGCAGTCATTGTTGGGCTCGCCTCCCTTTTGGGAGCGTCTTCGATTGTGGATTCCCGCCACTTTTGATCAGTTGTCGATACGGTTGTGGGTCGTGGCCACATCGCTCACCGCACGCGACGTGGTGGTCATCGGCCCGCCTTCGCCGATCGGGCCGACCGTCTGTCAGGATATGCCGCTGCTCGAGGCCTTAAAGGCGTCGGCTGCGGTTCCGGGACTATTTGATCCGGTGGTGCACGCTTCTCACGTCTTGGTCGATGGCGGCGTGCTGGACGATTACCCGCTCGATGTGGCCGAACGACTTGGGGCTCGCCGGATGCTCGGCCTTTGGATCGACGAAGCGCCGAACTGGCCGGCACCCGTGCAATCTCCGCGATTCTTTCATGTGGGGCAGGTGTTGTCGCAAACGTTGACGACCGTTATCCAACAGATGTCGCGGTTAAGGCAACAGCAGGTGACGGTTCCTCATTGGGATCTCCGCCTACAGATGGACGGGGGTCACCAGGTGTTCCATCGGGTTAACGAAATTATCGACTGCGGGTATGACTTGGCCCAGAAAGACGCACACGCCATACGGGACTGGTGGGCCGCGTCGGAATAG
- a CDS encoding Peroxiredoxin (PFAM: AhpC/TSA family~COGs: COG1225 Peroxiredoxin~InterPro IPR000866~KEGG: ttm:Tthe_1232 peroxiredoxin~PFAM: Alkyl hydroperoxide reductase/ Thiol specific antioxidant/ Mal allergen~PRIAM: Peroxiredoxin~SPTR: Peroxiredoxin) → MEDELLGKPAPDFVLPGTDGDVRLSDYRGRVVVLYFYPRDNTPGCTTEACDFRDQFPHFQGQQIVVLGVSTDSLASHEKFRAKHQLPFPLLSDENAEVARQYGVYKQKNMYGKTSWGIERSTFVIDPEGIIRAVFRKVKVAGHVDQVRQVAESLVP, encoded by the coding sequence ATGGAGGACGAATTGTTGGGAAAGCCCGCTCCGGACTTTGTCTTGCCGGGGACAGACGGAGACGTGCGTTTGTCGGATTATCGAGGGCGAGTGGTCGTCCTCTACTTTTACCCCCGAGATAACACGCCGGGATGTACGACGGAAGCGTGTGACTTTCGTGACCAATTTCCGCACTTTCAAGGGCAACAGATTGTGGTGCTGGGCGTAAGCACCGATTCCTTGGCCAGTCACGAAAAATTTCGGGCGAAACATCAATTGCCGTTTCCCTTACTATCCGATGAAAATGCCGAGGTCGCCCGTCAATACGGGGTCTATAAGCAAAAGAACATGTACGGCAAAACAAGTTGGGGAATCGAACGGAGCACGTTTGTGATTGATCCGGAAGGCATAATCCGGGCCGTATTTCGTAAGGTGAAGGTGGCCGGCCATGTTGATCAGGTGCGCCAGGTCGCGGAGTCGCTGGTGCCATGA
- a CDS encoding G/U mismatch-specific uracil-DNA glycosylase (PFAM: Uracil DNA glycosylase superfamily~TIGRFAM: mismatch-specific thymine-DNA glycosylate (mug)~COGs: COG3663 G:T/U mismatch-specific DNA glycosylase~InterPro IPR005122~KEGG: tmr:Tmar_0503 5-formyltetrahydrofolate cyclo-ligase~PFAM: Uracil-DNA glycosylase-like~SPTR: 5-formyltetrahydrofolate cyclo-ligase) produces MIEDVVMTGLDILFVGYNPSLASAARGHHFAGPGNLFWALLADAGLTSHRLSPEQDRDLLLWKLGIINLVDRPTATAAELQGPEIEAGSRRLKTRLTQLKPRIACFLGKDIFRAVAGRRPSERIDWGLQEPSWIPSVMLYVAPNPSRRSTIPYGLRLRYFRELKNLLQWSMPS; encoded by the coding sequence ATGATTGAGGACGTTGTCATGACCGGATTAGACATTTTATTCGTTGGCTATAACCCGTCGCTCGCCTCAGCTGCTCGAGGCCACCATTTTGCCGGGCCGGGCAACCTTTTTTGGGCGTTGTTGGCGGATGCGGGATTGACCAGTCACCGGTTATCGCCTGAGCAGGATCGGGACTTGTTGCTGTGGAAACTCGGTATCATCAATTTGGTGGATCGACCGACCGCGACGGCGGCCGAGCTCCAAGGCCCGGAGATTGAGGCGGGATCCCGGCGGCTAAAGACCCGTCTAACCCAACTGAAACCCCGCATTGCCTGCTTTTTGGGAAAAGACATTTTTCGGGCGGTGGCCGGTCGGCGTCCATCCGAACGGATTGATTGGGGTCTTCAAGAGCCGTCCTGGATTCCGTCGGTGATGCTCTATGTTGCCCCAAATCCTAGCCGCCGTTCGACGATCCCTTATGGATTGCGCCTTCGGTACTTTCGCGAGCTGAAAAACCTGTTGCAGTGGTCGATGCCGTCCTAG
- a CDS encoding peptidase M24 (PFAM: Metallopeptidase family M24; Creatinase/Prolidase N-terminal domain~COGs: COG0006 Xaa-Pro aminopeptidase~InterPro IPR000994~KEGG: kvu:EIO_3212 peptidase M24~PFAM: Peptidase M24, structural domain~SPTR: Probable dipeptidase PepE;~manually curated) — protein sequence MFTRLAAIQQQLQKEGSLLWLAPGDDFRYAVGWSPLPDERLTFLVIAPDSAHLVIASVNAEEAVAHLGTAVPMTRFTDEQGPREAVRDVYRKLDGSRWRSFISDDARFDHAQIVAHEAGPLGLASRLMAPLRMEKADDELARLRESQRINDAAMRAAFEAMQVGMTEAELADVIRRAFIREGADREAFIIVAAGEHSALPHHTPGSTVLSPGPVLLDIGCFYQGYASDMTRVAYLGEPDEKFRAVHAIVDRAVQTAVRTARAGVAAESVDRAARRVIQDAGYGEFFVHRTGHGIGLSVHEPPSVMEGNQDPLPLHATYSIEPGIYLPGEFGVRLEEVVVNQADGAEILSQVPRDIFVKPL from the coding sequence ATTTTTACGCGACTCGCAGCCATACAGCAACAGCTTCAAAAAGAGGGGTCCCTTTTATGGCTAGCCCCGGGAGACGACTTTCGCTATGCCGTCGGATGGTCGCCGTTACCGGACGAGCGACTGACCTTCTTGGTCATCGCTCCGGACAGCGCGCATCTTGTGATCGCATCGGTTAATGCCGAAGAGGCCGTGGCGCATTTGGGCACGGCGGTACCCATGACGCGGTTTACCGATGAACAAGGGCCACGGGAGGCTGTGCGAGACGTATACCGGAAGTTGGACGGTTCGCGTTGGCGTTCGTTCATTTCGGATGATGCCCGGTTCGATCACGCGCAAATCGTCGCTCACGAGGCGGGTCCATTGGGGTTGGCTTCCCGCCTAATGGCCCCCCTGCGAATGGAAAAAGCGGATGACGAACTGGCTCGACTCCGGGAAAGCCAGCGAATTAACGATGCCGCGATGCGCGCGGCGTTTGAGGCGATGCAGGTGGGCATGACCGAAGCCGAATTGGCGGATGTCATCCGGCGGGCGTTTATCCGGGAGGGAGCCGATCGGGAGGCCTTTATTATCGTGGCCGCCGGTGAACATAGCGCCTTACCGCACCATACCCCGGGGTCCACCGTGCTTTCGCCCGGTCCGGTGCTTTTAGATATCGGTTGTTTTTATCAGGGTTACGCGTCGGACATGACCCGAGTCGCCTATTTGGGTGAACCGGACGAAAAATTCCGCGCCGTCCATGCCATTGTCGACCGGGCGGTTCAGACCGCGGTGCGCACGGCGCGGGCGGGGGTGGCGGCCGAGTCGGTGGACCGGGCGGCTCGCCGGGTGATTCAAGACGCCGGCTACGGCGAGTTCTTCGTGCACCGGACGGGCCATGGCATCGGCCTTTCGGTCCATGAACCGCCGTCCGTGATGGAAGGCAACCAAGACCCCTTGCCGCTTCATGCCACCTATTCGATTGAGCCGGGAATTTACTTGCCAGGAGAATTTGGCGTCCGGTTGGAAGAGGTGGTTGTCAATCAAGCTGACGGCGCGGAGATTTTATCTCAGGTCCCTCGCGATATTTTCGTAAAACCGCTATAA
- a CDS encoding endonuclease III, DNA-(apurinic or apyrimidinic site) lyase (PFAM: HhH-GPD superfamily base excision DNA repair protein; Iron-sulfur binding domain of endonuclease III; Helix-hairpin-helix motif~TIGRFAM: endonuclease III~COGs: COG0177 EndoIII-related endonuclease~InterPro IPR005759:IPR003265:IPR003651~KEGG: bts:Btus_2551 endonuclease III~PFAM: HhH-GPD domain; Endonuclease III-like, iron-sulphur cluster loop motif~PRIAM: DNA-(apurinic or apyrimidinic site) lyase~SMART: HhH-GPD domain; Endonuclease III-like, iron-sulphur cluster loop motif~SPTR: Endonuclease III;~TIGRFAM: Endonuclease III/Nth), with the protein MMAPVEPALSRLAEQYPNPETELVHTNPWQLLVATMLSAQCTDRRVNMITPRLFRRFPDAFALAEALLADVEELIRDCGLYHTKAQNLIRTARVIAETYRGEVPADRDALMALPGVGRKTANVVLSNAFGVDALAVDTHVFRVSHRLGWSNAKDPAGTEQQLMALIPQALWSKAHHWLIYHGRYCCKAVRPLCHECPLADLCPSAERRDTHVAPVGG; encoded by the coding sequence ATGATGGCGCCGGTGGAGCCGGCCTTAAGCCGGCTGGCCGAACAATATCCTAATCCGGAGACGGAGTTGGTGCATACCAATCCCTGGCAGCTTTTGGTGGCGACCATGCTCTCGGCCCAATGTACCGATCGGCGGGTGAACATGATTACGCCGCGGTTATTTCGCCGGTTTCCCGATGCTTTTGCGCTGGCCGAGGCATTGTTGGCGGACGTCGAGGAATTAATTCGGGATTGCGGCCTCTACCACACCAAGGCGCAAAACCTTATCCGCACGGCCCGGGTGATTGCGGAAACGTATCGCGGGGAAGTGCCGGCCGACCGCGATGCCCTCATGGCATTGCCGGGGGTCGGCCGTAAAACCGCCAATGTCGTTTTATCCAACGCCTTTGGGGTGGATGCGTTGGCGGTGGATACCCACGTGTTTCGGGTGTCCCACCGATTAGGTTGGTCCAATGCGAAAGACCCGGCCGGTACCGAACAGCAGCTCATGGCGTTGATTCCCCAAGCGCTATGGTCTAAAGCGCATCATTGGCTCATCTATCACGGCCGTTATTGCTGTAAGGCGGTCCGACCGCTTTGCCACGAATGTCCGCTGGCGGATCTTTGTCCATCGGCAGAAAGAAGGGACACCCATGTTGCTCCTGTTGGAGGATGA
- a CDS encoding Haloacid dehalogenase domain protein hydrolase (TIGRFAM: ATPase, P-type (transporting), HAD superfamily, subfamily IC~COGs: COG4087 Soluble P-type ATPase~InterPro IPR005834~KEGG: slp:Slip_1017 haloacid dehalogenase domain protein hydrolase~PFAM: Haloacid dehalogenase-like hydrolase~SPTR: Haloacid dehalogenase domain protein hydrolase) — protein sequence MHFATEEGNSCVGRRVASRERLCYTLHSNKGVVGLVIEIPGRDPIQIQHVVFDLNGTLSYDGTVLPDVPALIRELRQHVQCWLLTGDTYGTGARIAEELGLTLYTIQTGEDKAAMVSRLEGGVAALGNGMNDVLMLRQAQLGIAVIGPEGAAARAVQAADIVVPSIQAGLGLLLNPRRIVATLRP from the coding sequence ATGCACTTCGCGACCGAGGAGGGGAATTCCTGCGTCGGCCGCCGGGTCGCTTCTCGCGAACGGTTATGTTACACTCTACATTCGAATAAGGGGGTGGTCGGGCTGGTTATTGAGATTCCGGGACGTGATCCGATTCAGATTCAGCATGTCGTGTTCGATTTAAACGGCACCCTTTCGTATGACGGGACGGTCTTGCCGGATGTGCCTGCCTTGATTCGAGAACTCCGGCAACACGTGCAATGTTGGCTTCTGACCGGGGATACCTATGGAACCGGGGCACGTATCGCCGAAGAACTCGGTTTAACCCTTTACACCATTCAAACCGGGGAAGATAAAGCCGCGATGGTCAGTCGGCTCGAGGGCGGTGTGGCGGCGCTCGGAAACGGGATGAATGATGTTCTAATGTTACGGCAGGCTCAACTCGGTATCGCGGTGATCGGGCCCGAGGGTGCGGCGGCTCGTGCCGTTCAGGCCGCCGATATTGTGGTGCCGTCGATTCAAGCCGGCCTCGGCCTGTTATTAAATCCCCGTCGGATTGTGGCGACTCTTCGTCCGTAA
- a CDS encoding FAD-dependent pyridine nucleotide-disulfide oxidoreductase (PFAM: Pyridine nucleotide-disulphide oxidoreductase~COGs: COG0492 Thioredoxin reductase~InterPro IPR013027~KEGG: bmd:BMD_1090 thioredoxin reductase (TRXR)~PFAM: FAD-dependent pyridine nucleotide-disulphide oxidoreductase~SPTR: Thioredoxin reductase (TRXR)), producing MTNRRLPDRVAVAGGGPAGLAAALWAARLGYEVFLFEKGARLGGQLHQLTLPLIDVPGFTGSAAELAHRLESQLTQWPITIYRSTSVVAYDIHTRRLVVDGHTDMEAAWLFYAPGLRTRRLKVPGAQEVVDYSVSDYLARKRDNPAVVVVGGGDRAAEAALRLAEAGLSVSLIHRGAVLSARPSYRARLAALSVPIFYHTVVRAILRQPTGYRVEVEGPFGSAAWDVDQVFIRIGMEPAIDDRLARLEGGVAVPAHPGISVIGDAALPSWQHSIVSAWASAMKTVKQWSRQ from the coding sequence ATGACGAATCGTCGTCTTCCGGATAGGGTGGCGGTGGCGGGGGGCGGGCCCGCTGGCCTGGCGGCCGCCCTATGGGCCGCCCGATTGGGCTATGAGGTTTTTTTATTCGAAAAGGGCGCGCGCCTAGGGGGACAATTACATCAGTTAACCCTGCCGTTAATCGATGTGCCGGGATTTACCGGATCGGCCGCCGAACTGGCCCATCGGCTTGAATCCCAGTTAACTCAGTGGCCGATTACCATTTATCGTTCGACGTCGGTGGTGGCCTATGACATCCATACTCGCCGTCTGGTCGTGGATGGTCATACAGACATGGAGGCGGCCTGGCTCTTTTATGCGCCCGGACTTCGAACCCGTCGGCTTAAGGTGCCGGGTGCCCAAGAGGTCGTGGATTACTCGGTCTCTGACTACCTGGCCCGAAAGCGGGACAACCCGGCGGTCGTGGTGGTGGGCGGGGGCGACCGGGCGGCGGAGGCAGCCCTTCGGTTGGCCGAGGCCGGTCTCTCGGTCAGTCTGATCCATCGCGGAGCGGTCTTGTCTGCCCGGCCCAGTTACCGGGCGCGATTGGCGGCGCTCTCGGTCCCGATTTTCTACCACACGGTGGTACGGGCCATTCTGAGACAGCCGACCGGATATCGGGTCGAGGTCGAGGGACCTTTTGGGTCGGCGGCTTGGGACGTGGATCAGGTGTTTATTCGGATTGGTATGGAACCGGCGATAGATGACCGCTTAGCCCGTCTCGAAGGGGGCGTGGCGGTACCGGCGCATCCCGGAATCAGCGTCATTGGGGATGCGGCCCTCCCGAGTTGGCAACACAGCATTGTCAGTGCCTGGGCTTCGGCGATGAAGACCGTCAAACAATGGAGTCGTCAGTGA
- a CDS encoding 3-oxoacyl-(acyl-carrier-protein) synthase 3 (PFAM: 3-Oxoacyl-[acyl-carrier-protein (ACP)] synthase III C terminal; 3-Oxoacyl-[acyl-carrier-protein (ACP)] synthase III~TIGRFAM: 3-oxoacyl-(acyl-carrier-protein) synthase III~COGs: COG0332 3-oxoacyl-(acyl-carrier-protein)~HAMAP: Beta-ketoacyl-acyl carrier protein synthase III (FabH)~InterPro IPR004655:IPR013751:IPR013747~KEGG: pth:PTH_1745 3-oxoacyl-(acyl-carrier-protein) synthase III~PFAM: 3-Oxoacyl-[acyl-carrier-protein (ACP)] synthase III C-terminal; 3-Oxoacyl-[acyl-carrier-protein (ACP)] synthase III~PRIAM: Beta-ketoacyl-acyl-carrier-protein synthase I~SPTR: 3-oxoacyl-[acyl-carrier-protein] synthase 3;~TIGRFAM: Beta-ketoacyl-acyl carrier protein synthase III (FabH)), whose amino-acid sequence MAHAAIWSVGGYAPPHIITNDMLSRQMDTSDEWIRTRTGIRARRSAGPDETTATLSARAGEAALAARGFSPEDLDWVIVCTDTPEMWSPATACFVQDALGARRASAIDFTGGCAGFLQTLQIVSPLAEAGQTVLVIGTEVLTHAMDWHDRTTAVLFGDGAGAFLIGPASPGANGIEVVRGLSRTDGSQATILGKPYGGTRHPITPELVQEGKHHTIRMDGPRVFKHAVTLMSEIGRQLLEESHLTPDDVDWVVPHQANQRIIDAVRQHLGIAPEKVFSHVADYANTGSASVALALADMLDREMVKSRQRLLSVAFGAGFSWASQLFFVHDVPPHRFIHEGYPAEPA is encoded by the coding sequence ATGGCACATGCGGCAATTTGGTCGGTAGGCGGTTATGCTCCGCCTCACATCATCACGAATGACATGTTAAGTCGGCAAATGGACACCAGCGACGAGTGGATCCGCACGCGAACCGGCATTCGTGCCCGGCGATCGGCCGGTCCGGACGAGACGACCGCCACCCTGTCCGCCCGAGCCGGAGAGGCGGCCTTAGCCGCCCGGGGATTTTCACCCGAGGATCTCGATTGGGTCATTGTCTGTACCGATACCCCGGAAATGTGGTCTCCCGCCACCGCGTGTTTTGTGCAAGACGCGCTAGGGGCCCGTCGGGCCTCCGCCATCGACTTTACCGGCGGCTGCGCGGGATTTCTTCAAACGCTGCAGATTGTCAGTCCCTTGGCCGAGGCCGGCCAAACCGTTCTGGTGATTGGTACCGAAGTCCTCACCCATGCGATGGACTGGCACGATCGCACCACCGCCGTATTATTCGGCGACGGGGCCGGCGCCTTTTTAATCGGACCCGCCAGTCCCGGCGCCAACGGCATCGAAGTCGTCCGCGGACTCTCTCGGACCGACGGGAGCCAAGCGACGATTTTGGGTAAACCTTATGGCGGCACCCGCCATCCGATCACGCCCGAGCTGGTACAAGAAGGCAAGCACCACACGATCCGGATGGATGGCCCCCGCGTTTTCAAGCATGCAGTCACCCTCATGAGCGAAATCGGGCGCCAATTACTGGAGGAAAGCCATTTAACGCCCGATGACGTCGATTGGGTGGTCCCCCATCAAGCCAATCAACGGATTATCGACGCCGTGCGGCAGCACCTCGGCATCGCCCCCGAGAAGGTGTTTTCTCATGTTGCGGACTATGCCAATACAGGGTCGGCGTCGGTCGCCTTGGCCTTAGCGGATATGCTCGACCGCGAGATGGTAAAATCCCGTCAACGGTTGTTGTCGGTCGCATTTGGCGCCGGGTTTTCCTGGGCTTCGCAATTATTCTTCGTCCATGACGTGCCGCCCCATCGATTCATTCATGAAGGTTATCCGGCTGAACCGGCATAA
- a CDS encoding NADH/Ubiquinone/plastoquinone (complex I) (PFAM: NADH-Ubiquinone/plastoquinone (complex I), various chains~COGs: COG0651 Formate hydrogenlyase subunit 3/Multisubunit Na+/H+ antiporter MnhD subunit~InterPro IPR001750~KEGG: tin:Tint_0283 hypothetical protein~PFAM: NADH:ubiquinone/plastoquinone oxidoreductase~SPTR: Putative uncharacterized protein) codes for MTGALWLGSWLGLLVAGLTGAATISGFRRSPRYWLAGSLLAGSLLLAFGAGWRSPLGNTTLILPAPWPAITMTPVPLASLWGWIASSLFLAAVLGSWRSGNAARIFYSLVPLQTAVGIFLWSGQGILLLISWEFLSAVTYLGLVTTRKSRPVWQAGWVLLALSEIGGFLLLFSIAWLIPRVPHLSPAMMTTIMIMVVLAFGVKAGLFPLMIWMPLAEPEAPGAIAGIFSGLLTGLAISGILTFDQLLHPGRLWGILLIVLGVLGALTGALYSVVSRHAKRVLAYSTLEVLGLVFAAMGIWHVTESTNPHNIAATLALDAAVILLIMHAGAKFVAFLVTDFTGQWGHTLDRLGGLIHGAPRSAGWTLLAILTLEAFPPLGGFVGEWLLLESILKPLGTTLTERTTHLALLISGAFLALAIALGTLSYLRWFAFIFLGTPRQPRPIQEPPKGFRAALALPLIWPLFSGPAVPWVIPWLNHELGFLVSTPQSVFAPTQTSPASVLPLVKIGANLIPAWGTTGSIFFPQGFSVGDPYILFIMGVFLFSLVALLRYRVTRSEVRRVAPWTGGLVPFTALTSFSAEGFVHPLRLAFARFYGLERLRIDVPGTRFYRHTIVYRVEEHLYLPILALLRWLSSHIRRIQSGLVTAYLGYLVGAILLAAILVVMA; via the coding sequence ATGACGGGAGCCCTCTGGTTAGGCAGTTGGCTTGGGTTATTAGTCGCCGGATTAACCGGTGCCGCAACGATTTCGGGATTCCGGCGTTCGCCCCGGTATTGGCTTGCCGGTTCGCTTCTCGCAGGTTCTCTGTTATTGGCTTTCGGTGCCGGCTGGAGATCCCCCCTGGGGAATACCACCCTCATATTGCCCGCTCCGTGGCCGGCTATCACGATGACGCCCGTGCCATTGGCCTCACTGTGGGGCTGGATCGCGAGCAGTTTATTTCTGGCTGCGGTTCTGGGGTCGTGGCGATCCGGTAATGCCGCCCGGATTTTCTATAGTCTCGTTCCTCTTCAAACCGCGGTCGGCATCTTTCTTTGGAGCGGACAGGGCATCTTGCTGTTGATTAGTTGGGAATTTCTGTCCGCCGTCACCTACCTCGGATTGGTGACCACCCGTAAATCCCGTCCCGTCTGGCAAGCCGGATGGGTCTTATTGGCACTGTCCGAAATCGGGGGTTTTCTACTACTATTTTCCATTGCCTGGTTGATTCCCCGCGTTCCGCATTTGTCCCCGGCCATGATGACCACGATCATGATCATGGTCGTTTTGGCGTTTGGGGTCAAAGCCGGGTTGTTTCCGTTGATGATTTGGATGCCCTTAGCCGAACCGGAGGCTCCCGGGGCTATCGCAGGGATCTTTTCCGGTCTTTTGACGGGTCTCGCCATTTCGGGCATCCTAACTTTTGACCAGCTGTTACATCCCGGCAGGTTGTGGGGCATTCTCTTAATCGTTCTCGGAGTACTTGGAGCGCTCACCGGAGCCCTTTATAGTGTGGTGTCCCGTCATGCGAAACGCGTGTTGGCCTACTCCACCTTGGAAGTTCTAGGACTCGTCTTTGCCGCTATGGGAATTTGGCATGTGACCGAATCGACAAATCCCCACAACATAGCGGCCACCTTGGCTTTGGATGCCGCCGTGATTTTGTTGATCATGCATGCGGGGGCCAAATTTGTCGCCTTTTTGGTCACCGATTTTACCGGGCAATGGGGTCATACCCTTGATCGCCTCGGTGGACTGATTCATGGTGCCCCCCGCAGTGCCGGTTGGACTTTGTTAGCCATTCTGACATTGGAGGCTTTCCCGCCTTTAGGCGGGTTTGTGGGCGAGTGGCTTTTGCTTGAATCCATTCTAAAACCTTTGGGGACAACGCTCACAGAACGAACTACCCATCTCGCACTCCTGATATCCGGAGCTTTTCTAGCTCTCGCCATTGCGTTAGGCACCCTCAGCTACCTCCGATGGTTCGCGTTTATTTTTCTGGGCACCCCGCGTCAACCGCGCCCTATCCAAGAACCCCCCAAAGGATTTCGAGCCGCATTGGCTTTGCCCTTGATTTGGCCACTGTTCAGCGGTCCCGCCGTGCCCTGGGTCATCCCCTGGCTCAATCACGAACTGGGATTTCTCGTCTCGACCCCCCAGTCGGTCTTTGCCCCCACCCAAACCTCTCCCGCGTCGGTTCTCCCGCTGGTGAAAATTGGGGCCAATCTGATTCCCGCTTGGGGAACGACAGGATCCATTTTCTTCCCACAAGGCTTTTCGGTCGGCGATCCGTACATCTTATTTATCATGGGTGTCTTTCTCTTTAGTTTAGTTGCGCTGCTCCGCTACAGGGTCACCCGCTCCGAAGTGCGTCGGGTTGCCCCCTGGACGGGCGGTCTCGTCCCCTTCACGGCCCTCACCAGCTTCTCGGCGGAGGGATTTGTACACCCCCTACGATTAGCTTTCGCCCGCTTCTATGGGCTCGAACGGCTCCGGATCGATGTACCCGGCACCCGTTTTTACCGCCATACGATTGTCTACCGGGTCGAAGAACATCTTTATCTTCCGATTTTGGCTCTCTTGCGTTGGCTTTCTTCGCATATTCGCCGGATCCAATCGGGATTGGTTACCGCCTACCTTGGATACCTGGTCGGAGCAATCCTTCTCGCGGCCATTCTCGTAGTGATGGCGTAA